The stretch of DNA ATTGTCTCATAGAATCTTTATCTATTAAAAACCCAACAATCGCTGCTGCTGCAGGGAAAAATATCAACATTGATAAAATATGTTCCATTTACATAACCCCTTAAAGTACTGATAAAACTAAAGCAAAAATTAATCCGAAGATTAATCCAACTGCCATAAGTCTTAAAGATGATGATAAATTTCCAGATTGAATTGGTCTTGCTTTTACACCTAATTTATTAAAATAGTGAGCTAAACTATCAACTGTTGCATCAATTAATTTTATTTCAATTGTTTTCCACATCCAAACAGAAACTGCATAATATGGTTTTGAAATAAATTTTTCATAAATTTTTGGAATAAAATATTGGTTAATTAACAATTTATAAATTGCTTTATCTTCCCAAGATTTACTAAATCCACCTTTTTTGTATTTAAATACTGCAACTAAAATTCCGCCAATTGCAACAGCACTTGTTACAAGAATTAATATCCATGCTGTTGAATGATTAAGATTAGAAGCTTCCCATGTTGGTAGAGTTTTTGTTACAAACTCAACAAATGAGTGTTCAAACCAACCAGCAATAACAGCTAATACGGCAAGTGGAATCATTGCTGCGATTACAAAATTTTTAGCTTCATGTGGATGAAACTCTTCATTTGAATAATTTTGTGGTCCAAAGAAAATTTTCATTACAAGTCTAAATGAATAAAATGCTGTTAACCCAGCTGTTAGCCATAATATTGCCCATAAAACAACTGCATCAGCATTAAATGCGGCTTCTAAAATTTTATCTTTTGAAAAGAATCCAGCTAATGGGAAAATTCCAGCTAGTGCTAAAGATGCAATAGTCATAATAATTGAAGTTGCTTTCATTTTATTATGTAATGCTCCCATTTTTCTAATATCTAATTCATCATCCATTGCATGCATAACATTTCCAGCACCTAAAAATAAAACTGATTTAAAAAATGCGTGAGCAGCTAAGTGAAAAAGTGCGACCCAATAAGCTCCAAGACCAGCGGCAACAAACATATATCCAAGTTGTGACAATGTTGAATAAGCAATAATTCTTTTCATATCATTGTTTACTAATGCCATAGAAGCTGCAAAAATTGCTACAAATGCTCCAAGAGCAGCTATTGCATATCCAACTTCTGGAACTAATGTATAAAGTTCATTTACTCGTACAACTAAATAAACTCCTGCTGTTACCATCGTTGCAGCATGAATTAATGCAGAAACTGGTGTTGGTCCTTCCATCGCATCAGCAAGCCAAGTATGAAGTGGGAATTGTGCTGATTTTCCCATTGCACCTAAAAATAATAAAGCAGCTATCCAAACTAAAGTGCTATTTTCTAAAGTAGAAATTTGAGCAAATACAATTTCATATTGTAAACTTCCAATATGCCAATAAAGTAAGAACATTCCAAGAAGTAAACCTAAATCTCCAACTCTATTCATAATAAATGCTTCATTTGCTGCCCAAGTTGCAGACTCTTTGTGATACCAAAAACCAATTAGCAACCAAGAACAAACTCCAACACCTTCCCATCCTATAAATAAAACAGCAAAATTATCAGCCATTACAAGAACTAACATTGAAAACACAAACGCAGATAAATATGAAAAATATCTGTTAAATCCCTTATCGTGTTCCATATAACCAATTGAATGAATATGTACCATTGTTGAAACAACTGTTACAACACTCATCATTACAACACTAACTTCATCAACAATAAAACCAAAAGGAATATCTAAATTTCCAACTACAATCCAATCAAATAGATTTACATGTAATATTAAATCTGACGTGTAAACAAAATATAATAAATATAAAGATGCATACATAGAAACAGCTAACATAAAAGATGTAAATACCCCAGTAAATAAAGTCTTTTTTTGCATTGAAAATAAAGCAGCAACTAAAGAACCTACTAGTGGGGCAAAAAGTGCAATATATATATATTTTTCCATACTTACCCTTTCATCCTAGCTATATCATCCAAATTAATAGAACCTGTTCTTTTGTACCATAAAATAAGTAATCCAAGCCCAATTGCAACTTCACTTGCGGCAACAGCAATAATAAAAAATGCAAACATTTGTCCAGTTAGATCTCCATGAAATTTTGAGATAGCTGCAAATCCAATATTTACAGCATTTAACATGATTTCTGTTGAAAAAAACAACATTAATACATTCTTTCTTCTAATCGCACCTATTAAACCAATACAAAACAGGATTGTTGAAAGTATTAAATAAGCATTAAGAGTCATTTAACATCCTTTGAAGATGCTTCATCAAGTCTAATTTTTTCATCTATTTCTTCTTCTTTCATTTCTGAATATGATTCATTCATTTTTTTCCCTGCAAGTACAATTCCACCAACCATTGCAACAAGAAGCATAATAGCAGCTAGTTCAAATGCAATTAAATATTTTGTAAAGAGTATAAGTCCAACATCAGCAGAGTTTCCGTATTCAGGATGAATTGGATATTCAGCTTCAATATTTTGTCCAATAATTGGAGCAATTAAAACTATAACTACAATTAAAGCAATCATTCCAGAAAGTAAAAATACTAATCTTGGGTTTTTTATTTTCTCTTTTACTTCTGATAATGAGTCAAAAAACATCATTCCAAAAGCATATAAAGCCATAACTGCACCTGTGTAAACCACAATTTGAACGGCTCCAAGGAAATCAGCATTTAATAAAAAGAAAAATGCTGAGATAAAAATCATTCCAGCAGCAAGTGAACTTAATGCATATAAAGCATTATTTGTTAAAACTGTAATACTAAACATACTAATAGTTAATACTGAAAATATTATAAAAGCTATAACTTCAAACATCTAGACTCCTCTTAGTATGATAATGGTGTTTTTTTAATTTTTTTGTCTGCATCTGGTGACACCGAACCATATCCATCAAATTCAAGTTGTACACCTAACCCATTTGCTGATGTTAAAATATCTTCTTTTAGTGAAAAATGTGCTCTTTGTTCACTTGAATTTTCATATCTTCCACCATGAACGATTGCAAGTTCAGGACAAACTTCTGCACAATATCCACAGAAAATACATCTTCCCATATTTATCGTATATTGCATCACTTCTTTTCTTGAATTTTCATCAATTCTTGTTTCCATTCTAATACAATTTGATATACAAATCTTTTCACAAAGTCCACAACCAATACATCTCTCTTCTCCTGACTCTAAAAGTCTTAGAAGTTTATGTACTGCTCTATATCTTGGACCAATAGGAAGTTTTTCTTTTGGGTATTGAACTGTTGCCATTTCACCTTTGAATAAAGCTCTATACATTATTCCAAAAGTGATTTTCATACCAACAAAAAGTTCCCCTTTTATTGACCTAGCTAAAACTTGTTTGAACATATCCCAAGAAGTTTTAGGGTAATCATCTTCTTGAACTGTTACATATCCATCTGATACATTTCTATTTTTAAAATCTTTTAGTTCCATCTTAACTCCTAAAACATCATCACAAAACCAGTAACTAAAATATTTAGTACTGCAAGTGGCATTAATATTTTCCAACATAACCACATCAATTGATCAGGTCTAATATGAGGCCAAGAAGCTCTTGTCCATAAGAAAACAAAAATCAAACACATAACTTTTAATACAATAGCAAATCCACCTGGGATAAACCATAAATCGTTAAATCCACCTAAGAAGATAAGTGTAATTAAAAATGAAATTGTAAAAAGGTTCGCATACTCTCCAATAAAAAACATCCCCCATCTCATACCTGAATACTCCGTTGCATAACCAGCAACTAATTCAGCTTCATGCTCAAGTAAGTCAAATGGAGTTCTATTTG from Arcobacter suis CECT 7833 encodes:
- the nuoK gene encoding NADH-quinone oxidoreductase subunit NuoK gives rise to the protein MTLNAYLILSTILFCIGLIGAIRRKNVLMLFFSTEIMLNAVNIGFAAISKFHGDLTGQMFAFFIIAVAASEVAIGLGLLILWYKRTGSINLDDIARMKG
- a CDS encoding NADH-quinone oxidoreductase subunit J translates to MFEVIAFIIFSVLTISMFSITVLTNNALYALSSLAAGMIFISAFFFLLNADFLGAVQIVVYTGAVMALYAFGMMFFDSLSEVKEKIKNPRLVFLLSGMIALIVVIVLIAPIIGQNIEAEYPIHPEYGNSADVGLILFTKYLIAFELAAIMLLVAMVGGIVLAGKKMNESYSEMKEEEIDEKIRLDEASSKDVK
- the nuoI gene encoding NADH-quinone oxidoreductase subunit NuoI, whose amino-acid sequence is MELKDFKNRNVSDGYVTVQEDDYPKTSWDMFKQVLARSIKGELFVGMKITFGIMYRALFKGEMATVQYPKEKLPIGPRYRAVHKLLRLLESGEERCIGCGLCEKICISNCIRMETRIDENSRKEVMQYTINMGRCIFCGYCAEVCPELAIVHGGRYENSSEQRAHFSLKEDILTSANGLGVQLEFDGYGSVSPDADKKIKKTPLSY
- the nuoL gene encoding NADH-quinone oxidoreductase subunit L; the protein is MEKYIYIALFAPLVGSLVAALFSMQKKTLFTGVFTSFMLAVSMYASLYLLYFVYTSDLILHVNLFDWIVVGNLDIPFGFIVDEVSVVMMSVVTVVSTMVHIHSIGYMEHDKGFNRYFSYLSAFVFSMLVLVMADNFAVLFIGWEGVGVCSWLLIGFWYHKESATWAANEAFIMNRVGDLGLLLGMFLLYWHIGSLQYEIVFAQISTLENSTLVWIAALLFLGAMGKSAQFPLHTWLADAMEGPTPVSALIHAATMVTAGVYLVVRVNELYTLVPEVGYAIAALGAFVAIFAASMALVNNDMKRIIAYSTLSQLGYMFVAAGLGAYWVALFHLAAHAFFKSVLFLGAGNVMHAMDDELDIRKMGALHNKMKATSIIMTIASLALAGIFPLAGFFSKDKILEAAFNADAVVLWAILWLTAGLTAFYSFRLVMKIFFGPQNYSNEEFHPHEAKNFVIAAMIPLAVLAVIAGWFEHSFVEFVTKTLPTWEASNLNHSTAWILILVTSAVAIGGILVAVFKYKKGGFSKSWEDKAIYKLLINQYFIPKIYEKFISKPYYAVSVWMWKTIEIKLIDATVDSLAHYFNKLGVKARPIQSGNLSSSLRLMAVGLIFGLIFALVLSVL